One window of the Natrinema sp. CBA1119 genome contains the following:
- the dacZ gene encoding diadenylate cyclase DacZ gives MAGIDDVFGDLFASVDAVVLFSPSGSYYERFVAVEDLDVVVVGTENAVGAETFVELPLEFEDISERIRFGLEGALEQGVIEDGDELACATSVFGDGIDTVSRVRADAENHTGIYDIFAKSRADPEVVKAVLELAIELGQKGQKGKPVGALFVVGDAGKVMNKSRPLSYNPFEKSHVHVGDPIVNVMLKEFSRLDGAFIISDAGKIVSAYRYLEPSAEGVDIPKGLGARHMAGGAITRDTNAIAIVLSESDGLVRAFKGGELILEVDPEAY, from the coding sequence ATGGCCGGGATAGACGACGTGTTCGGGGATCTCTTCGCGAGTGTCGATGCCGTCGTACTCTTTTCACCGAGCGGTTCGTACTACGAGCGGTTCGTGGCCGTCGAAGACCTCGACGTGGTCGTCGTCGGCACCGAAAACGCCGTTGGTGCGGAGACGTTCGTCGAACTCCCCCTCGAGTTCGAGGACATCTCCGAGCGGATCCGATTCGGACTCGAGGGTGCGCTCGAACAGGGCGTAATCGAAGACGGTGACGAACTCGCCTGTGCGACGAGCGTCTTCGGGGACGGAATCGATACGGTGTCTCGCGTCCGCGCTGACGCGGAAAACCACACCGGGATCTACGACATCTTCGCCAAGTCCCGCGCGGACCCCGAAGTGGTCAAGGCGGTCCTCGAGCTGGCGATTGAACTGGGACAGAAGGGCCAGAAGGGCAAACCCGTCGGCGCGCTGTTCGTCGTCGGCGACGCGGGGAAGGTGATGAACAAGTCTCGCCCGCTTTCATACAATCCCTTCGAGAAATCCCACGTCCACGTCGGCGACCCGATCGTGAACGTCATGCTGAAGGAGTTCTCGCGGCTCGACGGGGCGTTTATCATCTCGGATGCGGGCAAGATCGTTTCGGCGTATCGCTACCTCGAGCCGTCGGCGGAGGGGGTCGACATTCCGAAGGGACTGGGCGCACGGCACATGGCCGGCGGCGCGATCACGCGGGACACAAACGCGATCGCGATCGTGCTGTCCGAAAGCGACGGGCTTGTCCGGGCGTTCAAGGGCGGTGAACTCATTTTGGAGGTCGATCCGGAGGCGTACTGA